One genomic segment of Oncorhynchus nerka isolate Pitt River linkage group LG16, Oner_Uvic_2.0, whole genome shotgun sequence includes these proteins:
- the LOC115143924 gene encoding protachykinin-like, producing MDIWKFQLVIVTLYSLVYTCQGLSFSVDKEHWVSKDWQPLEKRLASQVANLIKRSKAHQFYGLMGKRSDDQPQPIGVNRRRNKGEMFVGLMGRRASSGKSFTRIIPDATSTAIDIAQGSHTQPGISSTLMLWLKPESTLTL from the exons ATGGATATTTGGAAATTCCAGCTGGTAATAGTTACCCTGTATTCCCTGGTGTATACATGTCAGGGATTGTCTTTTAGTGTTGACAAGGAACACTGGGTATCCAAAGACTGGCAG CCACTGGAGAAGAGGTTGGCCAGCCAAGTGGCTAATCTGATTAAGAGATCTAAAGCCCATCAGTTCTACGGGCTCATGGGCAAACGCTCAG ATGATCAGCCGCAGCCTATTGGAGTGAATAGAAGAC GAAATAAAGGGGAGATGTTTGTTGGACTTATGGGAAGAAGAGCATCAAGTGGGA AATCGTTCACAAGAATCATTCCAGATGCTACAAGCACTGCGATCGATATCGCCCAAGGatcacacacacaaccaggtATTTCTTCTACATTGATGTTATGGTTAAAACCTGAGAGCACTTTAACATTGTAA